The Rattus rattus isolate New Zealand chromosome X, Rrattus_CSIRO_v1, whole genome shotgun sequence genome has a window encoding:
- the LOC116889330 gene encoding protein FAM156A/FAM156B-like, with amino-acid sequence MDPLQKWDPMSVAVPSRIATVKSSQDAPATPQPSSSEKLSMGLSVLSSSPSPSSGVPATLSEGLFQQQAREKAALWQQYWEKQGFPQRKKVFLRHSRRWHRDHLAPYLLERDVRAFPSGDRAQNQLRCQGHVQNIAEMSGERNTAPNPPSWEMLVQGLNGLTLSLGANRPGPLPEGPRQQQQPEDFCQLERQQESLKMFQRMLK; translated from the coding sequence ATGGATCCACTGCagaaatgggatccaatgtcaGTTGCTGTGCCCTCCCGCATAGCCACTGTGAAGAGCTCACAAGATGCTCCGGCAACCCCTCAgccttcctcttcagaaaagctAAGCATGGGCCTCAGTGTCCTGAGcagcagccccagccccagctcaggTGTCCCTGCTACTCTGTCAGAGGGGCTGTTCCAGCAGCAGGCCCGGGAGAAGGCGGCTCTGTGGCAGCAGTACTGGGAGAAGCAGGGCTTTCCTCAGAGGAAGAAAGTCTTCCTGAGGCACTCGAGACGCTGGCACCGGGATCACCTGGCACCTTACCTGCTTGAAAGGGATGTCAGAGCCTTTCCCTCAGGCGATCGAGCTCAGAATCAGCTTCGATGCCAGGGCCACGTGCAGAATATTGCTGAGAtgagtggggagaggaacacagcCCCCAACCCTCCCTCGTGGGAAATGCTGGTGCAGGGCCTCAATGGCCTCACCCTTAGCCTGGGAGCCAACAGACCGGGCCCCCTGCCAGAGGGGCCTCGGCAGCAACAGCAGCCAGAGGACTTTTGCCagctggagagacagcaggaAAGCCTGAAGATGTTCCAGAGGATGCTCAAGTAG